A genomic region of Pithys albifrons albifrons isolate INPA30051 chromosome 20, PitAlb_v1, whole genome shotgun sequence contains the following coding sequences:
- the SEC16A gene encoding protein transport protein Sec16A isoform X2, whose protein sequence is MQQPPQPVPAGAAAPPPPTGIARNMYWRNSPLSKRANAAAAPVQPVTDPFAFGRQTPQGPPLDNPSKGNALAFPQPALVHPSPSRTGDNPHGPHTSLAAPVSQPGISPSTFSNVPVPSPSPGYVINSAVEVHPSTDPGLRGPAVPLHYNTGAAVENSFSVHPGMVSASNKPGGRQDVGRDPNDVPSGPHTSALFPPPPQQPVSQWRPGQGNLQSPVRNFVPYPEQSSQIDVQNISQPSGSNSHPPPHTNVPQGPGHQGIPQNIMQAPLSTGCEKNGRNGSANSSHHMNSIQPGSVFRQNTEMTNPWLSQPYQEQFYPQPPLQDSSFVLPPAQENNPKNQSPAISETSNRSIPMDRDSGTLSMFFKGDEAENEEILSSEKNYVVEKTEFDACQPNSASLYHQPVHPQQVATNVLSQAQIGTGSANEMVQKGIDVQYFPKIVSHQEAQGAKHCPVGDTIAGSQYENVENLECIQNQEVLPSEPHNISASSPAAGPDPYRYGSFPGQMLPKNAVVSHAEGGPNLEAPDSLPHPVRPDSVSSNYSNISHRSTSSSARPPEQVGTFIQQESGKPDEESSANFFKQIDSSPLGGDSGELNLSKNYHGNLSQPPTPSPPKPTGVFQTSANSSFEPVRSHGVGIKPAEIDQAKMVVELREHHSNQKNIKKSTAVSAASPGNLEQPPDNLETIFMPQVHPLPLAGTGDAGNMLHSGPVMENIQSVSERRSSTRAQGAVKKCDSPATTLWAHNELPNFGGNVLLAPAAPAVYVPAKQTVEVIQPPEEGLSNQQPCKPGTIAVQHSQDGNTTFENLENPPKMGEEEALQSQASSGYASLLSSPPTESLQNQPILIAQPNQSYNLAQPINFSISLSNQLSNNENNQPMKDSGVGDKPAIGPQTSHAGGENMPLPVMQVGSLLVNALPNTNLLKHNLLQSPVDSSDNASNQPANLLMKTPLNLAPEGQKNVNIEGFVPEFSSKPGSNSSVPPGTNLPSGSASALVPPVNSIAQANNSANHSNCKEEAAGVLDFTVSQTLEKSSTSNSVQVHNQSGGPVQQAAGGAAQVHPEVPDKQHFYQQVTKDVQHQSGSERAAQGALPPQPQMQAAPMQQPTPGQSLVAPDSQLSTGTKAMQQGENQVLGNHPQPGGPQEATRYDQTSPGKQPGSEQPPGAPAATAPSATSSQSGTPSVQQDLQRPSLPQTPQDAFGPAQNPYYYYRHPYDAYQPPYPPPYPPADPRTAAHLYYMEGSYGQYDPRYRHYDSTSTPYMELGNYQYPEPERPSSRASHCSDRPSSRQGYPEDYYGKSGWSDYYSGYYSNSYDYGDPSRWERYSSAYDPSYRDPRGYNQRYWYDAEHNPYQKREAYPYGSRSDRYEDNWRYDPRFTGSFDDDSEPPRDPYGDEFDRRSVHSEHSGHSLRSSRSIHSRQSSFSSRSQQSQLYRSNHDLTANAYETTAQAVSLHTDYPYGGYETSYDGQQAFPDYGYPAETGWAAVEQAPLRPSTPEKFSVPHICARFGPGGFLIKALPNLPSEGQPALVEIHSMETMLQHSPEQEEMRAFPGPLAKDETHKVDVINFAQSKATQCFKNENLIDKESASLLWDFIVLLCRQNGTVVGTDLAELLLRDHKTVWLPGKSPNEANLIDFTNEALEQVEEESGEAQLSFLTENLLTTVDSFEKETERFRELLLYGRKKDALESAMKHGLWGHALLLASKMDSRTHARVMTRFANSLPINDPLQTVYQLMSGRMPAASTCCGDEKWGDWRPHLAMVLSNLTNNVDLESRTIATMGDTLASKGLLDAAHFCYLMAQVGFGVYTRKTTKLVLIGSNHSLPFLKFATNEAIQRTEAYEYAQSLGSQPGCLPNFQVFKFIYACRLAEMGLAAQAFHYCEVISRTVLKDPHYYSPVLIGQLIQMSSQLRLFDPQIKEKPEQESFIEPSWLVTLRHVDGQIKEGAIAYTTDRSTPPPYECSTPSSELDRASQCDGGGGRDMGPGAENALLASLLPNMAQPMQSVQLMPSVPQAVLDGSAAMVPPPDQEARSVPFYPVAPQPLGPGPGFAPPGFSNPYGTEPSPLYLGSTLPPGGPPQEIEPQPEEQPNLETGMQRIAPESPSENSFPEQREEDFYGRMASMGYGQRSRTTSESSAHSAGRERSNSAAKQPSPPPSVPAGKETKKESKKEAAPRKTGATWFRWLMGKGKNEAHLPDDKNKSIVWDEQKQRWVNLDEPEEESKPPPPPPTGFPKVSQAAPPGPGGPPGAPVNMFSRRAGGSRARYVDVLNPGGTKSSGAIPAPSDLFSPLAPMPIPANVFVPNSVPGESQPMEGNGAAEHTPAANQTNTAPAAAVEPEYLNPAALPAGSGLPVPNPDGSQSGEPATVPPSGAPAAGAVPFYNPSQFAQSPAATGSSRLGRIGQRKYPTLK, encoded by the exons ATGCAGCAGCCaccacagcctgtcccagcgggagcagcagctcctcctcctcccacaggCATCGCTCGGAACATGTACTGGAGGAACAGCCCCCTCAGTAAACGAGCcaatgcagcagctgccccgGTGCAGCCCGTGACAGACCCCTTTGCGTTTGGCAGACAAACCCCACAGGGCCCCCCCTTAGATAATCCATCCAAGGGCAACGCGTTGGCGTTTCCACAGCCAGCCCTTGTGCATCCGTCACCCTCACGCACAGGGGACAATCCTCATGGACCACACACGTCTTTAGCAGCTCCTGTGTCTCAACCAGGAATAAGTCCCAGTACGTTTTCTAATGTTCCAGTTCCTTCTCCGTCCCCGGGGTATGTTATAAATAGTGCTGTGGAAGTGCATCCCAGCACGGATCCCGGACTCCGTGGGCCTGCAGTGCCACTGCATTATAACACAGGAGCAGCAGTTGAAAATTCCTTCAGTGTGCATCCTGGAATGGTGTCTGCATCAAACAAACCTGGAGGGAGACAAGATGTTGGCAGAGATCCAAATGATGTTCCTTCAGGACCCCACACATCAGCGCTCTTCCCCCCACCTCCCCAGCAGCCTGTGTCCCAGTGGAGGCCTGGCCAGGGGAACCTGCAGTCTCCAGTTCGGAATTTCGTGCCCTATCCTGAGCAGTCTTCTCAGATTGATGTTCAGAACATTTCTCAGCCTTCTGGCAGCAATTCTCACCCTCCTCCACACACAAATGTACCACAGGGTCCTGGACACCAAGGTATTCCACAAAATATCATGCAAGCGCCTTTATCCACTGGTTGTGAAAAGAATGGGAGAAATGGCTCTGCAAACAGCAGCCATCACATGAACAGCATCCAGCCTGGAAGTGTGTTCAGGCAGAACACAGAAATGACTAACCCTTGGTTAAGTCAACCTTACCAGGAACAGTTTTACCCACAGCCACCCCTGCAAGACTCCAGTTTTGTCCTTCCCCCAGCTCAGGAAAATAACCCCAAAAACCAGTCTCCAGCTATATCTGAAACATCAAATAGATCTATTCCCATGGATCGAGATTCAGGAActctttccatgtttttcaaAGGGGATGAGGcggaaaatgaagaaatactttcatctgaaaaaaattacgTGGTAGAGAAAACAGAGTTTGATGCCTGTCAGCCAAATTCAGCATCCCTGTATCACCAGCCTGTGCATCCTCAGCAGGTGGCAACTAATGTTCTCTCTCAGGCACAGATCGGTACAGGTTCAGCCAATGAGATGGTACAGAAAGGAATAGATGTCCAGTATTTCCCAAAAATTGTGAGTCATCAGGAGGCACAGGGTGCTAAGCACTGCCCTGTAGGTGACACGATTGCTGGGTCCCAGTATGAAAATGTGGAGAACCTGGAGTGCATTCAGAATCAAGAAGTGCTGCCCAGTGAACCACACAACATCAGTGCTTCATCCCCTGCTGCTGGTCCTGATCCATACAGGTATGGATCCTTTCCAGGTCAGATGCTTCCAAAGAATGCTGTTGTGAGCCATGCTGAAGGAGGACCAAATTTGGAGGCACCTGATTCTTTACCTCATCCTGTCCGACCAGATAGTGTATCTTCCAACTATAGCAACATTAGCCATAGGagcacttccagctcagcacGGCCTCCAGAGCAAGTCGGTACATTTATCCAGCAGGAAAGTGGGAAGCCTGATGAGGAATCCTCTGCCAACTTCTTCAAACAGATTGACTCCTCTCCTCTGGGAGGAGATTCAGGTGAGCTAAACCTGAGCAAGAACTACCATGGGAATCTGTCTCAGCCTCCAACTCCAAGTCCTCCTAAGCCTACGGGAGTATTTCAGACAAGTGCAAATAGTTCTTTTGAACCTGTGAGGTCCCATGGAGTTGGTATAAAACCTGCAGAGATTGACCAAGCAAAGATGGTGGTTGAATTGAGAGAGCACCACTCAAACCAAAAGAATATCAAGAAGAGCACGGCTGTGTCAGCTGCATCCCCTGGCAATCTTGAACAGCCACCAGATAATCTGGAAACTATTTTCATGCCTCAGGTACACCCACTGCCTCTTGCAGGCACTGGTGATGCTGGAAACATGTTGCACTCTGGACCTGTTATGGAAAACATACAATCAGTATCTGAGAGACGGTCCTCAACAAGAGCTCAGGGAGCAGTTAAGAAATGTGATAGCCCAGCAACAACTCTGTGGGCTCATAATGAGTTACCCAATTTTGGGGGAAATGTGCttctggctcctgctgctcctgcagtgtATGTACCTGCCAAACAGACTGTAGAAGTCATTCAGCCACCAGAAGAAGGCCTGTCTAATCAGCAGCCATGTAAGCCAGGGACTATTGCtgtgcagcattcccaggatgGAAATACAACTTTTGAAAATCTTGAGAATCCTCCCAAaatgggagaagaggaggcaCTTCAGTCTCAGGCAAGTTCTGGTTATGCAAGTTTGTTGTCCTCTCCACCTACAGAGTCTTTGCAGAATCAACCTATCCTGATTGCTCAGCCTAATCAAAGCTATAACTTGGCTCAGccaattaatttttctatttctctgtcTAATCAGCTAAGCAACAATGAAAACAATCAGCCCATGAAGGACTCGGGAGTTGGGGACAAGCCTGCAATAGGTCCCCAAACTTCACATGCTGGTGGGGAAAACATGCCATTGCCTGTGATGCAAGTTGGATCTCTGTTAGTTAATGCACTTCCAAATACTAATCTgttaaaacataatttattaCAAAGCCCTGTTGATTCCTCTGATAATGCTTCTAATCAGCCTGCAAACTTGCTTATGAAAACTCCTCTTAATTTGGCTCCAGAAGGGCAAAAGAATGTTAATATAGAAGGTTTTGTTCCTGAATTTTCTAGCAAGCCAGGGTCTAACTCATCTGTTCCTCCTGGGACAAATCTTCCCAGTGGAAGTGCAAGTGCACTAGTCCCCCCTGTTAATTCCATAGCACAGGCTAATAATTCTGCAAATCACTCAAATTGCAAAGAAGAAGCTGCTGGAGTGCTGGACTTCACAGTGTCACAAACGttggagaaaagcagcacaagtAATTCTGTCCAGGTGCACAATCAGTCTGGTGGCCCAGTCCAACAggcagctggtggtgctgctcaGGTGCATCCCGAGGTGCCTGACAAACAACATTTCTATCAACAGGTGACTAAAGATGTGCAGCATCAGTCTGGCTCAGAGCGAGCTGCACAGGGAGCGTTGCCACCTCAGCCACAAATGCAAGCAGCTCCAATGCAGCAACCAACACCTGGGCAGTCCTTGGTTGCTCCAGACTCCCAGCTTTCCACAGGGACTAAAGCCATGCAGCAGGGGGAGAACCAGGTGCTGGGTAACCATCCTCAGCCTGGGGGTCCTCAGGAGGCAACAAGGTACGACCAGACGAGCCCTGGGAAGCAGCCGGGCTCGGAACAGCCGCCAGGTGCtccagctgccacagccccttCTGCCACCTCCAGTCAGTCAGGCACACCCAGCGTGCAGCAAGACCTGCAGCGTCCATCCCTGCCCCAGACTCCTCAGGATGCCTTTGGTCCAGCCCAGAACCCTTACTACTACTACAGACATCCTTATGATGCTTATCAGCCTCCATATCCGCCGCCTTATCCTCCTGCAGATCCCAGGACAGCAGCTCACCTGTATTACATg GAGGGCAGCTACGGACAGTACGACCCACGGTACCGACACTACGACAGCACCAGCACTCCTTACATGGAGCTTGGGAACTATCAGTATCCCGAGCCCGAACGGCCCAGTTCCAGAGCCAGTCACTGCTCTGACAGACCTTCTTCTAG GCAAGGGTATCCAGAAGATTATTATGGAAAAAGTGGATGGAGTGATTATTATTCAGGCTATTACTCCAACTCCTATGATTATGGAG atCCAAGTCGCTGGGAACGATACTCATCAGCCTATGACCCCAGCTACAGAGATCCCAGAGGTTACAACCAGAGGTATTGGTATGATGCTGAACACAACCCTTACCAGAAGAGAGAAGCGTATCCATATGGCAGCAG GAGCGACCGATATGAGGATAACTGGAGATATGATCCCCGTTTCACTGGAAGCTTTGACGATGACTCGGAGCCGCCAAGGGATCCCTATGGAGACGAGTTTGACCGGCGCAGTGTCCACAGTGAGCATTCCGGGCACAGCCTCCGGAGCTCCCGCAGCATCCACAGTCGCCAGAGCAGCTTCAGCTCTCGCTCCCAACAA AGCCAACTGTATAGGAGTAATCACGATCTAACGGCCAATGCCTATGAAACCACTGCCCAGGCAGTGTCCCTCCACACAGATTATCCATATGGAGGATATGAGACCAGCTATGATGGACAACAGGCTTTTCCAGATTATGGCTACCCAGCTGAAACTGGATGGGCAGCTGTGGAACAAG CACCTTTAAGACCCTCAACTCCTGAGAAGTTTTCAGTGCCTCATATCTGTGCCAGGTTTGGGCCTGGGGGCTTCTTAATAAAGGCACTGCCAAACTTGCCTTCTGAAGGCCAACCAGCTCTGGTTGAAATACACAGCATGGAG ACTATGTTACAACATTCTCCAGAGCAAGAAGAGATGAGAGCGTTTCCTGGTCCTCTTGCTAA ggatgAGACCCATAAAGTGGATGTTATTAATTTTGCACAAAGTAAAGCTACACAATGCTTTAAGAATGAAAATCTCATTGACAAAGAATCTGCAAGTTTGCTTTGGGACTTCATTGTACTGTTGTGCAGGCAGAATGGG ACAGTTGTGGGAACAGACCTGGCTGAACTTTTGCTCCGAGATCATAAAACAGTGTGGCTTCCTGGGAAGTCCCCTAATGAGGCAAATTTGATTGATTTCACTAATGAGGCTCTGGAACAAGTGGAAGAGGAATCTGGTGAAGCCCAGCTCTCGTTTCTCACTGAAAATCTTCTAACCACAGTTGACAGTTTTGAGAAAGAGACTGAGAGATTCAGAGAGTTGCTGCTTTATGGCCGCAAGAAG GATGCTTTGGAGTCTGCCATGAAGCATGGTTTGTGGGGTCATGCTCTGCTACTTGCCAGCAAAATGGACAGCAGGACACATGCCAGAGTGATGACCAG GTTTGCCAACAGCCTCCCAATTAATGACCCTCTGCAGACTGTTTACCAGCTCATGTCTGGAAGGATGCCAGCTGCATCCACG TGCTGTGGAGATGAGAAATGGGGAGACTGGAGGCCTCATCTTGCAATGGTGTTATCCAACTTGACCAATAATGTGGACTTGGAATCCAGGACCATTGCTACCATGGGAGACACTCTTG CTTCTAAAGGCCTGCTGGATGCTGCTCATTTTTGTTACCTTATGGCCCAAGTTGGGTTTGGAGTTTACACAAGGAAGACAACAAAGCTTGTCCTAATTGGATCAAATCACAG TTTGCCATTTTTAAAGTTTGCTACCAATGAAGCCATTCAAAGAACAGAAGCCTATGAATATGCACAGTCATTAGGAAGTCAGCCTGGCTGCTTGCCCAATTTCCAG GTTTTCAAATTCATCTATGCTTGCAGACTGGCTGAAATGGGACTGGCTGCTCAGGCTTTCCATTATTGTGAAGTGATTTCCAGAACTGTGCTTAAAGATCCACATTACTATTCACCTGTACTGATTGGCCAGCTAATCCAG ATGTCATCCCAACTGCGCCTGTTTGACCCACAGATAAAGGAAAAACCAGAACAGGAATCTTTTATTGAACCTTCCTGGTTAGTAACACTTCGACATGTGGATGGACAGATCAAG GAGGGTGCAATAGCTTATACCACAGACAGATCCACTCCCCCCCCATACGAATGTAGTACCCCGAGCTCTGAGCTGGACCGTGCGAGTCAGTGTGATGGAGGAGGTGGCCGTGACATGGGGCCTGGTGCTGAAAATGCCTTGTTGGCATCCTTGTTACCCAATATGGCTCAACCGATGCAAAGTGTGCAGCTGATGCCTTCAG TACCCCAGGCTGTCCTTGATGGCTCAGCTGCTATGGTTCCTCCTCCTGACCAGGAAGCCCGAAGTGTCCCTTTCTATCCAGTGGCTCCTCAGCCTCTTGGTCCAGGACCTGGCTTTGCACCTCCAGGATTTTCAAATCCATATGGAACTGAACCATCCCCACTATATTTAGGCTCAACGCTACCACCAGGAGGGCCCCCACAAGAAATTGAACCACAGCCAGAAGAGCAGCCAAACCTGGAAACAG gaatGCAGAGGATTGCCCCAGAGTCTCCTTCAGAAAACTCATTCCCTGAACAGAGGGAGGAGGATTTCTATGGCAGAATGGCCAGCATG GGCTATGGGCAAAGATCCCGAACAACCTCAGAGTCTTCTGCTCATTCTGCGGGACGAGAGAGATCCAACTCTGCAGCAAAACagccctctcctcctccctctgttcctgcagggaaggagactaaaaaagaatcaaaaaagGAGGCAGCACCTAGAAAG acTGGTGCAACCTGGTTTCGCTGGCtgatgggaaaaggaaagaatgagGCTCACCTGCCAGATGACAAGAACAAATCA ATTGTTTGGGATGAACAGAAACAACGCTGGGTCAATCTGGATGAACCAGAAGAAGAG AGTAAacctccaccaccacctccaACAGGATTTCCTAAAGTTTCTCAGGCTGCTCCACCTGGACCTGGAGGCCCACCTGGTGCCCCTGTCAACATGTTCTCCAGAAGAGCAG GTGGAAGCAGAGCCCGTTATGTGGATGTCCTGAATCCAGGTGGAACCAAATCAAGTGGAGCAATTCCTGCACCATCAGACCTGTTTTCCCCCTTGGCACCAATGCCCATTCCTGCCAATGTATTTGTTCCAAACTCAG TTCCAGGAGAATCCCAGCCAATGGAAGGGAATGGTGCAGCAGAGCACACACCAGctgcaaaccaaaccaacacagctcctgctgcagctgtggaACCAGAG tACTTAAACcctgcagcccttcctgctgGATCTGGACTCCCTGTTCCTAACCCTGATGGCTCCCAGTCAGGCGAG CCTGCCACTGTTCCACCCTCAGGggcacctgcagcaggagcagttcCGTTCTACAATCCCTCTCAATTTGCACAA tCTCCTGCAGCCACTGGAAGTTCAAGACTGGGAAGAATTGGACAGAGGAAGTATCCAACATTGAAGTAG